In the genome of Ferviditalea candida, the window ATCCGCTTGCCGGAAATCTTGTAGTTGAAACGGACGGCCAAATCAAACTCCTCCATATCCATAGTAAGCAAACGGGGAATTTGGTTGTAACGGATCATCGGTATCTGATGCGGTATGAGATCCTTCTCGGTGATCGGATCGTTTCCAGAAATCACAAGAAACGTATCCTTTTCATGAACGAAATCATAGCATAATGACTCATTGTGAAATTTCATAGGTTTCACCCGATTTGAAAGTTTTCAGTCAGGAATACGGTTACAAAAGCCGGAAGTACGGCAATCATGAAAGGAATGGTGGTCAATCCCTTTGAGTCCGTCTGCAGCACCGGCTGCAATGTTCGCAAAACAACAGCGCACAGCATCGTCCGCAGCCATCCCGCCATTCTTTGAAACATTTGTTTTCGCAGCAGCAGCATGACCATCCCGATTATTCCTGCATAGATCACGGAATACATTAAGCAATACAAAGTAAATCCGGCTCCGGCAACCGCTCCGACAGCCGCAAACAGCTTCACATCCCCCGCTCCGACCGCATGCATGAGATAAAAGACTCCTACCGTCATCAAACCGGCTGCTAAACCGGACAAGGCAAAAAGCAATCCCTCCCGATGATTGACCGCCAAGTTGAATACCAAGCCGAAGCCTGCGGTTGTTCCAGTCAGCCAGTTCGGTATCGTTCTCCAACGAAAATCGGTAAATGATGCGGCAAGAATCAGCAAGCTCAATAACGCCATCTGCCAGCTTGTCAACATTCCGTTCATGCGCCTGTCCAAACCCTTTCATAAAAATGTTTTCTGATATGCAGCACCTTACGGTAAAACGGAATGGTCAGCGGCCATTCAACTTCAACTTCGATCCCGAACATCCGATCGCCCTTGTGGGAGAAGTCCGGAAGTACGACGTTTACCAGTTTCAATTGTTCTCGTTTTATCAATGTGTTTCGATAGTTGGCGTCCATATAATGCCAGACGATCGGTTCAAGCACCGGGCGGACGATCATCAGCCATTCCGATGAGGACTGGCGAGGGTTTTCCCCTTTGAACAGAACTTGAAATTGAAAAACCTTCGCTGCAGATTCCGGCAAAAGACTTGCAAGTGCCGGTATCCTTTGGTCGCTGTCTGGACCGGCACTCTGCATTTCTCGCTCACTCCATTGAAACGGATAGGCGTGTGAGGAAACCTGCCTGACCGTTTCCCTTACCGCTTTATGCAGCGCAATATCCGCCAAAGCGGCTTGAATGAAGGAGATCAGCAGAATAACGAACACAAGAAACAAAGGCATGACCAGCGCGGCTTCCAGCACGATGCTTCCCGCAGCGGAATTCCTGAAGCTGTTCGAACCCGAAACCGCAGACGAATCAATAGGATCCTGCGATCGTTTGATTAAATTCATAACGGTTTCCACCCCGGCTTCCGTCCAATGCCCCGATCATTTTCACCATGCTCATCACTTGCGGAATAAACCATAAAGAAACATCGCTTCTCACGGCCACCCGAATATATGTCGCTTTGTCCGCCAAATCGATTCCCGTATTCAAATGGATCAAGGCCTGGATTCTAGACAGCTTGTTTTTTTCTTTGCTGTGCATCAGCAAAAATAAACGAATGTAGTCCTTGTAATCCAACTCCGTGGCCTTCCAGTTATTCATGAACGGCACAGACTCGCCTTCGAGCAGCACTTTCATATCCCCCGAAGCCTTGGAGGAGCCGTCCGCCAAGGCTGTTAAAAAAACAAGCAGCGGGGAACCTTCAGCGACCTTTTTCGGATCGCTCAATGCTTCTGCCGTTCGAACCGCCAGCCGAAGCAAATAGATTTCGGCATAAGCCGCGCCTTGGTTCGCTTCACAGGAAGGCAACCCATAGAGCACATATTCGTTTTCCTGGTCCTGCAGCGAATGAATAGCCGGATCGGTTCTGACGCTGTTCACTCCCGCATTCTGATGAGACGAGAACGTCCGGTAGTTGAAATATTCCAGGGCGTATTCATTGACGAAAACTTCGTCCCTGACTTGTTCCATAACATCCATCAACCCGCTTAGAGCTTGAAAAGCGCTGCTGCCGTATGCTTCCGGGGAAAGCTGAAGCGCCGAAGAAGGGTCCGGTTCCGGTAATGCCCAAGCTGTGGAATAATCCCGGTCCATGTAGTAACGGTATAATCCCGAATCACCCGTTAATTGCTGATAGACACTTCGGTCATTTTTCCCGCAAGCCGTAATCATGCTTTGAGCTTTGGCTTTTTCCATCTGCTCGCCCGCTTTCTTTGACTGTTCTTCCTGCTGCTTCTTGAGTTCGGCAAGCCGCTTTCTGCGCAAATTCATTGCTTGATCACTGTCTGCCTGCCATTGCCCGGCTTGAATCCTGAAGGCTTCGTTCGATTGACGCAAATCTGATAGCTGCAGCGGATCCCCGGTAAGCATTTGCGCAAATCTTCCGAATGAGGACAAAACGGCGGCCGTACCGCTTTTTTCTTTCTCAAAATATGAAATGCCGAGAACTTCGACATGCTGAAACACTTCAAATGCATTTTGCGGACCGGTTGAACTCTTTGTTTGCTGCTTTAAATTGGAAATTTCCTGCGAGATGTCTGCATCGACCGAATAAGCTTGATCCAGTTTTCCATTCAATTCAGAGTTCCAGTTTGTCAGCTGCTGCAATTCTGTTCCCGAAGCGCGTCTTACCTCCACGACAAGCCTGTCATAGTCGTCATACTTCCGCAGCAGCGTGCTGATGTGAATCAGCTGTGCCTGAAGCGCTGCGGCTTGTTCCGGTGTGCCGGGTATGATGCCTGCAAGCTGCCTAAGCTCTCCGGATAACCGCTCTTTCGTGGTTCCTCTCAGTTCTTCAGTGATTCCGGCCAGCAAATTCAATTGATTTCGATAACGCCCGGATGCGTCATGCAAGTAATCCATCATTTTAGAGCTTTTCTTCCAAGCTTGCTCCAATAGGTTCTCCCGCTTCCCGATCAATTTTTCCAACCGCTCGTTAAGCTGGGCAAATTCGTTTGCCGCATGGGCCGCATCCTTGGAGTCGCGCAGCTTGTTCACCACCCTGCTCACGTAATCGATCGGGGTCCGGTACTTCATTTGCTCCAGAATCTGGCGTTTGAATACGATTTGATCGGCAAGCGAATAAATACGATCGACTCTCAAAGAGGACGCCTGCATGCGGGTATCGGCCATTCGCCAAGAGTGTTCGCCGTTGAGACCCGTCGACAGATTAAGAGCCGCGATTTCGCCGACCAGTTGTTTTTCCCGTTCCGGGGATAAGCCCGAGGCAAACAAACCGTAACTTTTCAATTGTTGATCGTAGGCCGACAGCGCGGAGCGGACGCCCGATTTCAAAGCATCCTCCGATTCATGCTCGGCCAGCTTGATCCTGGCAAAATCGATCAATACCGAAGTGAAGGCAAATACCGCGGCTATGATGATGATCAAATATACTGTTACCGTACCCTTAGAAGATGCTGCAAAATTTTTCAAACTCCCGCCTCCGTCCCGCCGGTCTGTCCCGCCTGCCGCACAACCGAAAGCGAGCTTGCATTAACTTTCCGAATACGAAATACGAAAAAACCGTTAAAGCGTCGGTATTTTCCGTATTCGGGAACAGCAGAAGTAACCCGCTTTCAGTTTAACTCATGAATGACGACAATGATTCCGTTCTGCTCCAGTTGTTTTCTCAGCTTTTCCGAAGGACCGATCGAGCCGTCGCTTTTCCTTTTGAAGAAATGCCATACAACCCCGTTCAGTTTTGAATTTCTCAGCAATTCGGCATCTTTTTGCAGCTGATCTCTCAAATCTTTCGTACTGTCCTTGTATCCGATGTAGGCCTGATGAGCGATCATATTGGCATCCAGCGCGTCAATCAGTCTCCATGTGCCGACTTCATCCGTTGTACGGGTCGATTGTCTGCCGTAAACCAGTTTCTGCAGGTATGCTTTGGCTTGCGCGTGGGATTCGAATGCCAGCGATGCTTCGGAAGCAGCAGTTCCCTGTAAATCACCGAACTTGCCGTAGGCTTCACGGATATTTTCGATACCGGCTTCATCCAGGAACTTCCGGGCGTTCTCTCTCAACAGATCGGCGATGCGAATGAATTCCGCCGGCTCGGTCACCGATGCGGCAGACTCCGCAGAGATCTCCTTCCAGCCTATCAGCCACTGCAATACGGATGGAACATGGAAGGGGCTCGACAAACGGACCGTCACATGCCGCTCCACCAAACTGTTGTCATATTCCGCCTCTCCGGAAATTCCGGACGGGATGAGCCTCTTCGTATGAAGGAGCTTTTTTCGGATCAAATTGCCGTCCTGCCTTTCAGCATCCGATCCCGAATCGAGCTGAACCGAATGTATTCGATTTCCGGCAAACAGCCGCAGCCAATCCCATGCTCCGTCCTGCAGCCAATGCCAATATAATCCGTCCTGCTGTCCAGGGTAAAAATCGCCGGTAACCGGATTTTTATAGCTGTTGTCCCATGTATAGGCTGTTCTTTCCGCCGCTGATGAAGCCGCTGAGTAGAGGGAAACATGCTGATACACATAGATTCCAAAAAAAATGATTCCTGCAGTAATCAGAAAAATTACGGGAAAAACAAGCGAGCTTTCGATCGTCAAGCTGCCGGATTGTGAACAAATAAATGGTTTGCATGTCTTCGGGAAATTCAACAATTCATGGATTCGACGACGGAATGACGTTAAGCGGATCATTATTGCTCGTTTCCTGCATTTTACTGTTGGCGCCGTCAAACAATTTCTGCACCCAGTGCATGATCCATTTGCGGAAAGCAATGGCGATGATCACAATCACGGCAATAATCAAAATAATTTCCAACGTGCTGATTCCCTCTTCGTTTCTGTAAAGCTGGCGAAGCCTGTTCCATACGTATTGCATGCTGTCACGACCTTTCTTATGGGCTCATGATCATCACAGCCGGTGAAACAATAACGACCATGACGACTATAAAAATAATAATCATCGGAAAAACCAGCTTGGATGAGGCTTCCTCCCCCGCAATTCTGGCCGCTGCCTTGCGTTTTTCCCACAGGTCCCGGGAAAGCTCCCTCAACGCTGCGACCAGTTCATCACCTCCCCTCCGATAATTCATCAGAATCGTTGTCGTAAAAATCGATACTTCCTGAGCGGAGCATCTTTTGCTGAAATCCTCCATGGCCCGGTGGAAAGAAATCCGATTCGCGAGCTCCTGACGGGTTTGCGCCAGCTCTTGATACAACCTGGTGGTTGTGCGGCCCGCCCTGCGTTCCGCACAGCGTGCGATGGCTCCCTGCACAGTTTCCCCCGCATTCACCAGAAGCGTCAGTTTGTCCAGCAGCTCCGGCAGGTCGAGAACTATGGATCGTTTGATCTCGATCCACTTATGCTCCAAATCTCTGTATTTCCCATACGGTATTATCACGGACAGCAGCAGTCCCATACCTGCATAAGTAAGGCTGCTGCCGTCGACAACCGCCAACAGCAGCGTAAGATCATGCACAAGAAAAGACAGCAGCATGGTCTCAGCCATCATCCACTTCGCAATACCGTCCGCCTCGTCAAGGGAACAACGGTGAATCACCATGATCTTTCTCCTGAGCGCCGAAAACCATGACGGAAATCGCGTGGGTAAATCAATTCCTTCAAGAAGCCAATAAAATGCGGCGGACCACTCTTGACGTCGAGCGCCGTAGGGGAAATCCGAAAGCTTGCGGTTGAATGTCCGCCTTGTCTTCAAATAGAACAACAAATACAACAAATTTTCCAAAATCAACAATATCGTGATAAATAGGCTCATGAATTTCATACCCTGATGTTCATGATCCGTCTGTTCAGCCAATAAGCTGCGGCCAGCAGCAGCAGGCATCCCGTCATGATCGCCGGCCCGATTCCCTGATACAGCGGAGCCATATAGTCCGGGGAACTGAAACTGACAAAAGCGATGATGCCCACGGGAAGGAAGCTGAGCGCCTTGGATTCGAACCGTTTCTGGGCAATCATTACGGAAATTTCCTGCTCGACTTCCATCTTCTCCCCAATGATGTTTGAAGTTCGGCGCATCACCTCAATCAAGTCTCCTCCCGTTCTTTTACAAGTTTGAAACACATCGGAAAAGTTCTCGATATCCTCTATCCCCGCCCTCCGGCTGAGATCCTCAACCGCCTTTTCAACCGAAATGCCGTTCTCCACCTTATGATTGATGATCTCCAGCTCTGAAATCATGTCGATTTTTGCCTCGGCATACAGTTGCTTTAAATCTTTTACTGTCTCGCGAAATGCGTTTTCCACCGAATGTCCCGCTCCAAGCGCAGAAGAAAGTGAATACAGCGCCAGCTTGAACTGCCGGCTTAAATTTTTCTGCTGCTTTTCGATCAGCTTGCGTTTTCGAATTTCCGGATATCGGAGGCTGAGAACCGCCAGGGCGGCGGATACCCACGGATGCTGATAAAAAATATATCCGATTGAATACAAGGCTGCTCCGGCGGCAGCAATTGAGCTCAGCTTGTCCCCGAAGGACATCGTGAAGCGGGAATAGTCCTTATAGTTGAAACGGATATGATAGGAGCCAGCGCTCCTTTGAACGGTACGACGGCTGCGGAGAGCAATTTTCCATATTCCCCGCTCTGTCAAATGCATAAACGCCCATACTGAAATTCCGGTTAAAAGCGCAACGAATGCTATCACCAATGGACCAATCCCCCCTGCAATGACTCAACTCACGCTGAACGGCACCGGCACGAAAGTCACATCTTCATGCCGGCCAACTCCAGTTTAGACGCATGATACAGCCGGTTTCCCGTTGCTTCCAAGCGTCCGTTCACCCTTCCTTCCGCCGTATCTCCTTCGTCCTTGAACAGATAGAGCGGGTTGAGGATAATCTCTCCCTCCTTCACGCAGGAAATTTCACTGATTTCAATTATTTTCCTTGAGCGATCCCTCATTCTCGACAAATGAATCATAATATCGATCGCGGAACCGACCTGCTTGCGTATGACCTGCAGGGGGAGCTCCGCGCCGCTCAGCACCATCGTTTCTAAACGGCTCAGCATGTCGTGAACGGAATTGGCATGACCCGTCGATAATGATCCGTCATGCCCTGTATTCATCGCTTGCAGCATGTCCAAAGCCTCCGCCCCCCTTACTTCCCCCACAATGATGCGGTTTGGCCTCATTCTGAGCGAGGTCCTGATCAATTCGCGCATGGGGATGCACCCCTTGCCCTCTGTGTTCGCATTTCGCGTTTCCAGACTGACCAAATTGGCAATCGAATCGATTCGCAGCTCCGCCGAATCTTCGATCGTGATAATTCGCTCATCCTCTGGTATGAAACGCGTCAAGGCGTTGAGAAGCGTCGTCTTGCCTGAGCCTGTGCCCCCGCTGATGAATATGTTGAATTTCGCGGCCACCAGCTTCTCCAGCAAGCGGCTTGCCTCTTCAGTCAACGTTCCCTGTTCCACCAATTGCTCCATGGTCATCGGATTGGCGGGAAACTTACGGATGGTCATCGTTGGCCCCTTTAATGCAATGGGAGGAAGCACTACATTGACTCTGGAACCGTCTTGCAGTCTCGCGTCGACAATCGGCGAGGATTCATTGACGATGCGGTTCACTTGACCGACAATGGTTTGAATGATATCCTCCAGCTTCTCTCGGTTTTCAAACGCGGCCGGGTAACGGGAGATTTGCCCGGCTTGCTCGAAAAAAATTTCTTCATGGCTGTTGACCATGATTTCGGTAACCTCATGATTCTCAATCAGCGGCTGCAGGATATCCAATCCTCTGAAGGAATGAAAAATCCGGAATACGGCCGCTTGTTTTTCGGCGACCGGAATGTATTCCGCTGCCGATTGCTCAAATACCGTTCGTTCAATTGTCTCCAGCAACTCCTCATTCGTAGTCGATCCCGACAAGTCGAGCCGCTGCAATACCTGCTCGCGCAGCCAAATCAATTTCTGCTCCATCTCACCCGTTCCCTTCGACGCCCGTCAGCTTTACCAGTTCTTGAACCGCAATATTGAATTCGTCTGCTGAAAATAATTGGCTGTTTTGGCTGATTCCCTTCCACTGCGGGCAATAAGGCAGAAAGCCGTGCAGGGTAATCGAATGAGCGTTGAAATCATTATGCAGTGAGCCGGTATATTTATTTAAAACGAAGCGAATGTTCGCAATTGCGGATGCCCTTTGCTCGCCGAGAATTCGCTCATAATGCTTCAGCATGACCCGACTTTTCTGGATGCTTTGAATGTCGTCCATCAACAACCAAATGACCGTGCCGCTCAGACGAAATATCGGGCCCATCCTGTGATGTCCGGAAGTATCGGAATCAATGATGATGGCATCATACCTGCCCGTATCCTCCAAAATTCCGATCAGCTCGGCCGCATCCTCCGAAGAGATCGCCTGCCAATCCTCCAACCGGTTGGACGGTTGAAAACAATCAAATCTATGCAAAGGCTCATGCCGGATGAATCTGTCCAGCTTGCCGGAAAAGCGCTCCTTGTCGGTCTTGAAGTAATAGACGATCTGTTCAAAATCATAGCTGTTCCCGCAATCGATCAAAGCGGAAGTTGCCTGCACTCCTTCCGTATTCAAATAAAACACCTTGAAATCACGTGCTGCGAGCTCCTTCGCCAAGTTCAGCGACACCGCCGTGTTCCCCGCTCCTCCTGCAGCCGAATAAACCGTAATGATGTTCGTCTTCCGGTTGCCCGGGAGCCTACCATTATGCAGAGCATGGATTTCCCGATACGCCGATACCGCCTTATTCAATAATTGAAAAACCGGCTGATATTTGCTGATGCTTAAAATATCATTGTGCATCTCTTCTTCCGGCGGTTCTTCCACAAGCCGGAAGAAGCGGCATTTCTGATCGGCCAGTTCCCGTTCCGGCATCAAATCCGGATGAATCAAAAGAATATCGGGACGTCCTCCGTTTGTCAGGAAAAACGCGAGCGTCTCCTTGCTCGAAAAGCATTTGATTTCCAGTTTGAACGGAAACTCCCCAGAGCCCGCGATCCTGGAAAGCATTCCGAGATAACCAACATCCTTATCGGCAATAACCATTGAGAGCATTTCCGGTCCCCCTTCCAGTTTGTTCAATCAACAGCAAGCCGGATCAACCCGCTGATCAGCAAAACGATGGAAACCGCCGAAGAAACGGCAATAAACCTGATTTCCGCACGGCTTAAATTCATGACAATCGTCACCGCCTCCCAAAAAAAGCACCGCGAATCGAAAAACGATCGATTCGCGGTGCTTCCGCATGAAATAAAAACAAATTTTTTCTATTAAGTATATATTATATAAATATTTTATAGTTTTGCAAGTTATTTTTGTAATTTAAAGAATATTTTTCTATATTTTTCAGCGCGGCCCCTTCTATATTGAAATAAATCCGCTGGCGCAGCATCTTCAATTAACGGTGAAAGCGCAACAGACAGCTTACGCATTACATCGGGACGATCCTGCACCAGTCGGCCCTTCCAAACGGCTTCCATAATATCGGCAAACGGAATATCGGGCAAAAAGCATGCCGGAGCAAACGGCAGGGAAGAAATCCACTCCCTTCTCATCCGAATGGGCAGATCCCGATTGGCGACAATGTAAACATTTTTTCCTGAATTCCTGTATCCGTTTATCTTGCCAAGCATCTGCAAGGATTGACTGCCGTTCATTTTGGCCGGAAACGGATCGACGACAAATACGAGCGCATCCGCAAGCTGAAATAACGCCTCGGCCTC includes:
- a CDS encoding A24 family peptidase; this encodes MNGMLTSWQMALLSLLILAASFTDFRWRTIPNWLTGTTAGFGLVFNLAVNHREGLLFALSGLAAGLMTVGVFYLMHAVGAGDVKLFAAVGAVAGAGFTLYCLMYSVIYAGIIGMVMLLLRKQMFQRMAGWLRTMLCAVVLRTLQPVLQTDSKGLTTIPFMIAVLPAFVTVFLTENFQIG
- a CDS encoding TadE family protein, whose translation is MNLIKRSQDPIDSSAVSGSNSFRNSAAGSIVLEAALVMPLFLVFVILLISFIQAALADIALHKAVRETVRQVSSHAYPFQWSEREMQSAGPDSDQRIPALASLLPESAAKVFQFQVLFKGENPRQSSSEWLMIVRPVLEPIVWHYMDANYRNTLIKREQLKLVNVVLPDFSHKGDRMFGIEVEVEWPLTIPFYRKVLHIRKHFYERVWTGA
- a CDS encoding TadE family protein; its protein translation is MIRLTSFRRRIHELLNFPKTCKPFICSQSGSLTIESSLVFPVIFLITAGIIFFGIYVYQHVSLYSAASSAAERTAYTWDNSYKNPVTGDFYPGQQDGLYWHWLQDGAWDWLRLFAGNRIHSVQLDSGSDAERQDGNLIRKKLLHTKRLIPSGISGEAEYDNSLVERHVTVRLSSPFHVPSVLQWLIGWKEISAESAASVTEPAEFIRIADLLRENARKFLDEAGIENIREAYGKFGDLQGTAASEASLAFESHAQAKAYLQKLVYGRQSTRTTDEVGTWRLIDALDANMIAHQAYIGYKDSTKDLRDQLQKDAELLRNSKLNGVVWHFFKRKSDGSIGPSEKLRKQLEQNGIIVVIHELN
- a CDS encoding Flp1 family type IVb pilin, with protein sequence MQYVWNRLRQLYRNEEGISTLEIILIIAVIVIIAIAFRKWIMHWVQKLFDGANSKMQETSNNDPLNVIPSSNP
- a CDS encoding type II secretion system F family protein, with amino-acid sequence MSLFITILLILENLLYLLFYLKTRRTFNRKLSDFPYGARRQEWSAAFYWLLEGIDLPTRFPSWFSALRRKIMVIHRCSLDEADGIAKWMMAETMLLSFLVHDLTLLLAVVDGSSLTYAGMGLLLSVIIPYGKYRDLEHKWIEIKRSIVLDLPELLDKLTLLVNAGETVQGAIARCAERRAGRTTTRLYQELAQTRQELANRISFHRAMEDFSKRCSAQEVSIFTTTILMNYRRGGDELVAALRELSRDLWEKRKAAARIAGEEASSKLVFPMIIIFIVVMVVIVSPAVMIMSP
- a CDS encoding type II secretion system F family protein, with the translated sequence MIAFVALLTGISVWAFMHLTERGIWKIALRSRRTVQRSAGSYHIRFNYKDYSRFTMSFGDKLSSIAAAGAALYSIGYIFYQHPWVSAALAVLSLRYPEIRKRKLIEKQQKNLSRQFKLALYSLSSALGAGHSVENAFRETVKDLKQLYAEAKIDMISELEIINHKVENGISVEKAVEDLSRRAGIEDIENFSDVFQTCKRTGGDLIEVMRRTSNIIGEKMEVEQEISVMIAQKRFESKALSFLPVGIIAFVSFSSPDYMAPLYQGIGPAIMTGCLLLLAAAYWLNRRIMNIRV
- a CDS encoding CpaF family protein — protein: MEQKLIWLREQVLQRLDLSGSTTNEELLETIERTVFEQSAAEYIPVAEKQAAVFRIFHSFRGLDILQPLIENHEVTEIMVNSHEEIFFEQAGQISRYPAAFENREKLEDIIQTIVGQVNRIVNESSPIVDARLQDGSRVNVVLPPIALKGPTMTIRKFPANPMTMEQLVEQGTLTEEASRLLEKLVAAKFNIFISGGTGSGKTTLLNALTRFIPEDERIITIEDSAELRIDSIANLVSLETRNANTEGKGCIPMRELIRTSLRMRPNRIIVGEVRGAEALDMLQAMNTGHDGSLSTGHANSVHDMLSRLETMVLSGAELPLQVIRKQVGSAIDIMIHLSRMRDRSRKIIEISEISCVKEGEIILNPLYLFKDEGDTAEGRVNGRLEATGNRLYHASKLELAGMKM